DNA sequence from the Paenibacillus azoreducens genome:
CCCTTTCCACCGTTCTGGTTTTGGGATTTTTGGCCGGAGCGTTTATTGCTTTGGGTTTTTTGCTTGATATCCGCGTGATCGGTACGGCGCCGAAGGAGTGGGGGTCTGCTGCCGGATTTCTCGGGGCGGCGGTGTTTCCTGTTGGGCTGATCCTGACGATCCTTGCAGGCGGAGAGCTGTTGACGGGCAATATGATGACGCTTCCAATGGCATGGTTCGCGCGTAAAATCGGATTTGGTTCCGTGCTGAAAAACTGGGTGCTGGTTACGATTGCGAATTTTATCGGCTCCGTATTTGTCGCCTATTTTTTCGGTCATGTCGTAGGGCTTACTGAAGGAGCCTTCCTGGCCAAAACGTCAGCAATTGCAAACGCCAAAATCCAGGATTCGTTTGTGCAGGCATTCGTATCCGGCATCGGCTGCAACTGGCTGGTATGCCTTGCCGTATGGCTTGGGTATGGGGCGAAAGACTTTGCCGGTAAAATCGCCGGCATTTGGTTCCCGGTTATGGCTTTCGTTGCCATCGGCTTCCAGCACGTTGTTGCCAATATGTTCGTAATTCCCGCCGCTATTTTTGCCGGGGAAATGACCTGGGCAGAGTACTTCCCGAATTTCGCGGCCGTATTCCTGGGCAACATGATCGGGGGTTCGATCTTCGTGGCCGGCGCATATTTTATTTCTTACCGGCAGCCTGCCGGCGCCTCGGCTCTCTCCAAACCGCAGGAAAGTCAGAAATCCGCATAAAGCGACCGGGCGTCCAACTTCAAGGTCTGGATGAATTTCAGCACTGCCATGACAGCCGGCTCATCCTTGCTTTGCAGCAAGGAAAGATCCCGGCTGATCTTCATCCCCCGGATCGACAGTTCGCGAAGCTCGCCGCTTTCGAGCTCTTTGCGAACTACCCAGCGTGACAGCAAAGCGATGCCAAGACCGCAGGCAACGGCTTCTTTCACGCCCTGACTGCTGTTAAACACGAAGCTGCGCTTGACGGACAGGTTCCCATCCTGGATAAGCTTGTCGCTGTAAGCGCGCGTGCCGGAACCCGTTTCCCTCATGACCCACACTTGATCTTGAAGCCGGTTTATATCAACGCTTTTTTCAGCGGCCAGAGGATGATCCGGAGCCGAAATGAGAACCATTTCATCTTTCATAAAAGCCGTTACCTTAAGGTCTTTGGCATCGACTTTACCTTCAACCAGACCGATGTGGAACCGCCCGGCGCGGATATCATGCAAAATATTGTCCGTGTTGCTGATATGAACCTGGACATCCACAAGCGGATACTGATGGGCATACTCCGCGAGCACTCGCGGCAAAATATACTCCCCGATTGTAAAGCTCGCTCCCATATACAAGGAGCCGGTAACTTCATCCCGCAGCATATGAATGTCCGCTTTCGCTTCATCGTATAATGCCAAAATCTGCTGGGCTTTGCGGAATAATATTTCCCCGGCTTCGGTTAATTTCACAAGCTTCGGAGAGCGGTGCATCAGCTTGGACCCGAGCTCATTTTCCAGATTGCGGATGTGAAGGCTTACGCCCGGCTGGGACAAGTTCAGCAGTTTGGCAGCCTGCGAGAAGTTCCTCTGCTCAGCCACCGTCACAAACACTTTTAACGTATCGGTAATCATCGTGCCCCTCCTCCATTCCCTCCCAAGTCTACCCAAAACAGGTCATCGAGCGTCCGGTTCAGGGCATAACATATATCCAAACATAATTTTAATGATGGATTGTAGGCGCCTTTTTCAATCAGGCTGATCGTTTGGCGGGCGACTCCCGTTTTGTCTGCCAGCTGCTGCTGGGTTAAATCCGCTTGGATGCGAGCCATTTTCACCTTGTTCACCAAAATGCATCGATACCTCCTCGCGCATTAATTGTAACATATATTTTACATTGTGAAATATATATATTACATTTTCCAATCTCAATCATAAGTTTTCCTCATGATAGAGATAGCAAATCAGTATTTCACTTCCCGTCCTTTCAACTTTATAGTGGGATGAGACATATAGTGCGTGTTCAAAAAGGCCGGTTTTCAGCACCAAGAAGGTTGGATGAAGCTAGGGACTGAGGAGCGGAGCGTACGTAGTGGGTACATGAGCACCGGAAGGCCCGGCTGAATTCAAGATTCGATGTCGAACCTGCTTCCTGATTCACTTCGTGATCAAAAGCGAACTTTTTGAACAACCTCATATAGAGTTTGAAGCAGAGGGGATGGAAAGGTTTTTATGATTTCGCAGGAGTCCTCGGTTCCTCGCAGAACAAAGAAAGCTAAAACATTTATTTTGGGAATTGGGCTGACACTGATTTTGTCCCTGCTCGCCAAGGGATTGTCGCTGCTTCCGTTTCTTAGCATTATGGGGCAGTTGGTCCTGGCCATTATTCTGGGCATGATTTATAGGGCATCGTTCGGAGTGCCGGGTTCCATTATGCCTGGAGTGGCGTTTTCAAATAAAAAATTGCTCCGTTTCGGCATTATTTTGCTCGGGATGCGGCTGAATTTGGTGGATATCGCCCATGCCGGACCGAAGGTTGTTTTAATAGCAGCGGTTCATATTACGGTGACCATTTTTATTGTGTATGGCCTGGCCAGGCTGCTGAAAGTGGATCGGCCGCTCGCGCTTATGACGGCATGCGGAACCGCGATTTGCGGTGCGGCGGCGGTTGTTGCGATTGCGCCGCTTATTAAGGCCAAGGACCAGGAAACCGTGGTCAGCGCAGCCACGGTAGCTATTCTGGGGACGCTGTTTACGCTGATTTACGTGGGACTGTATCCGTTCCTTGGCCTGACGCCTGAGGGATACGGGGCGTTTGCGGGAAGCACGCTGCATGAGGTGGCGCATGCGATCGCGGCGGCTGCTCCCGGCGGCAAGGAAGCGGAGGATATGGCGGTGATCGTCAAGCTGACGCGGGTAGCGCTTCTGGTTCCCGTTTCGCTATGCGTGGGGTACTGGGCAAGCCGCAGCCAAGGGGAAAAAACGCAAAAAAGCAAAATCCAAATTCCATGGTTTGTGCTTGGCTTTTTGCTGATGAGCGGCCTGAATTCCCTTAATATTATTCCTCATGCCGTTACCGCACAAATTATCAATCTGGCATATATACTGATTGCTATGGCAATGGCGGGCCTTGGCCTCAATGTTGATTTTGCTTTCTTCCGCCGAAATGGCGTAAAGCCTTTTGCAGCCGGACTGATGGGTTCGGTCGTGCTGGCGGTTATTGGGTTCACGCTGGTGCATGTGCTTGGCTTTGCGTAAAATAAACAAGCCCAAAAAAAGACTCCGGTTTCTTGTTTCTTGCCGGCGTCTTTTTGCTTTTGCGTTTTATGCAGGGAAGCAGCTTTATTCCGTCTCGTCACCGTCAAAACCGTTGATCAGGTCGGTTCCATGCATATCTTCCACAACTGCGACAGGGTCAACAGGGCTGTCCTTCTGGATTTCATCCGCATCGGGTACATCTTCAAGCTCCCCTTCATCGGCATCATCCGCTGCTGACTGCAGCGGCTCTTCGGGAACATGGCGCACGCCAAGCTGCGGACTCATGTCGGAACGGATGTAAAAATCGATGTCGCTAGGATCCGGAACAGCGGAAATGCTTTGAACCGTCTGCGTATTCACATCCCGTAAATCATCTTTCGGAAGTCCGTCTTCAACAGGATGGTCTCCTGCGTTAGCATAGCGCTCATAGGTCCAATCCGCTTCTGTTTTATACTCCTCGGGCATAAGGATTCATCTCCTTAATGTTTTTTTGCTATTTACCCTAACCTTAAATGGGAAAGAATAAACATGGCAGCTTTTTGCATGAACACCAAACCTTGAACTCGGAGACAGGGGAGAGGGAATTACGTCTAATAACATCGAAAAATTGCGAAATATGTCGTAATGTTACATAATGAATCGGAGGATTTGCGAAATGCAGCATATTCCTGTATTTCCGAGTCTTTATTTAGATTAAGAAACGACTAACTGGGGTGTTTTATGAAGTGGGCGGCTAAAAAAGTCATCCTGATGTTGCTAATGATCGTATGTATGGCGTTATGTTTCCCTTTTACCGGGCGGGCTGCTCCGGACGAGCCAAGACGGCTTGATGCGGGATGGGAAATCAAATGGAGATACACAGATCCTTTGGATATGGAAAAAAATAATGAAGGATGGAAAAGGATTATTTCCCTGCAAAACTTGCCTTCAAGGGAAAATGGCGCCAAGGAGATCTGGTACAGGATCGTGGTGCCGAGGCTAGAGTCCGGAGCTTCCGCATTGCTCTTGAAAAAAGTTTACGGACAGCATATTTTGATTTATTTGGATGAAGACAAAATTTATGATCAAAACCGCAGCTATTTGTATAACAGAAGCCCAATCCTGCTTCCGCTTAGCTCTGGTGATACAGGAAAAACGCTGCGTATTGAAGTCAAATCTGAAAAAAAACGAATCGGTATCGAAGGCGGGGCGCTTGTTGGAAATTATCAGGCGTTTCTTAACCAATTCGTCAGATCGAATCTGGGCGACCTGATTTTGGGGAGCTTCATGGTTCTCCTTGGACTGATCATGCTGATTCCCGTTTTGTTTATCGAAAAAAGTCATCTGCTCAGCTGGCTGGCACTTACCTTCATCCTGATTTCGCTGGGAGCTATGATTTTGACGTATTCGCCGCTTTTATACGGTCTTTTCAGCAATTGCGGCTCATTTTTCCTGGTTGTCTATGATGTGGCCCTTTTCACGCTGCTCCCTGCCATGACTTTTTACTTTGAACAAACCGTCGGTTCTGGATACCGGCAGTTTATCAAGCATTTCCGCAGGTTTCAGGCCGGCTATTCCCTGTTTGGTCTTGGCTTTATGTTTCTGAATTTGTTATCCCACAACCAATTGTTTGATTTGTATTATTTCGTTTCCGTCAAAGTGCTGAGTTTTGTGGTCATCGCCCAAATTGTTTTGCTTGTCGCCGGCTCAGTTATGTACGCGGTACGGGGAAGTCGGAATGCCCTGATTTTCACATCGGGATTTGCCGTATTCGGATTGACGGTTTTGATCGAAACCATCAGCTTTCTGGTCAGCAACGAAAAATACGAGTTCCACTGGTGGAAATGGGGAGTTCTTGGATTTGCGCTTGCGCTCATTGCGGTTCTTTGTCAAAAAGTGGCGGAAAATCACCGGCAGATCGTCAAATATTCCAAGGAATTAGAGATGTTTAATCATGAACTGCAGCGGTCGGAAAAAATGGAAATCATCAGCGAGCTTGCAGCATCCGTTGCGCATGAGGTTCGTAATCCCCTGCAGGTGACAAGGGGCTTTTTACAGCTGCTGCAGGAAAAATCAGCGAATAAGGAAAAGGAATATCTTACGCTTGCTTTGAAGGAGTTGGACCGGGCTTCGGGCATTATCACCGATTTCCTTACCTTTGCCAAGCCGGAGCTTGATCATGTACAGCCATTAGACCTTGCGGAAGAATTCCGCCATATTGAAGGAATCCTGATTCCGCTTGCCAATCTGCAAGGAAGCAAAATAATATCAACGATTCCGAGAGGGTTGTATGTACAGGGGAATTCGTCCAAGTTCAAGCAGGCTTTCATCAATATTGTCAAAAACAGCATCGAGGCGCTTCAAGAAGAAGGACGGGTTCGCATTTGGGCTTATGCCGAAAATAATGAAGTCGTCATTCATATTCAAGACAACGGCGAGGGAATGGAACCGAATGTAATCGCCAGGCTTGGCGAACCCTATTTTTCAAACAAAACCAAAGGGACTGGGCTTGGACTCATGGTCACCTTCAGAATTATCGAAGCGATGAGAGGAAAAATCCAGTTCAAAAGTCAAAAGGGAGCAGGGACGGAAGCGATCATCCGGTTTCCGGAGACAAACGGCCACGAACCGTAATGAAAATGAATAATCCGAGCATGCAAAATGGCGCCGATGTCGAATAAGGCGCCATTTTTGCATGTTTTTAGAAGAGAGCTTGATTAGCACCACCTGTTTTATAATCTTCCCAAGCGACAATTAAGGCGAGTATGACAGCGATCAGATACAGCACTGCCGATAAAAGCGCTATTAGGTTTCTTTGCTGTCTTGTAATAGTGCCTCTCGTGCTACTAACATTGCTGGTGACACTCCGGGTTCTAACGGGTTTCGCCTGTTTCACATGCAGACACTCCTTTATATGCGGTTGCATTTGCATTAATAAGCTGGCTCAAGTGCGTAGTGAACTCATTTTAGATTATGTTCGCGCTCAGATACCCGTGAGGGATAAAAGGAAAATGGATGAAATATTGTCCCCGAAACCTGGAAAGTTCATGACTTCGTAGGACAGCTTCGATATGAAAAAAAGACCGCCATTTCCGCTGCAAGCGAAGCTGGTGGTCATCATGAATAACTGTCATGGTTACACAAAATGCAGGTTCGACAAATAAGGCAAAGGAATTGTTGCGAATTTTTCCGGGAGCAGCGGTTTATCCGGAGATTCCGGATCAAAGAGCAGGGAAAGCAATCCGGCATCATCCAGTTTGATTTCTTGGCCTTCAGTCGTAGTCATATAACATGCATGATCCGATTCCTCGTTTGACCGAAAGGTTTGGCCGGGAAGGAGCGGGGCGCATTGCGACAAAAGCGCCGGGACGCTCGCGAGCCATACGGTCCCGCTGTTTGTTCCGGCCGTAAGATCAGCCCCGGAAACTTTCAGTATGCCAAGCAATTCGGTTTCCTGCCACGGTACGGGAATAATCAATTGTTCCGCTGGAAATCTGCCCAGCATTTCGGCTAACAGCAGCGCGCAGCCTTGAACGTCGCCTGCCCATTCCACGGCGCGCGAAGGTTCGCTTGAAGCCGCCGTGCTGCGGTCTTCTCCGTGGACGGCTCCGACTGCAAAAGCCTGGATTTTCCCGTCTTTGATCCCTACAAGCGCTTGCAAATCAAGGCGATAAATATCGGGAATAGCCCCTGCGCCAAGCAGCGCAAGCAGCTGGGAGGGACCTTGCTCGTACCCGACATGAGCGGCGGAGAGCAGCGAGGATACGGCAAACGTATCCTCAGGAACCATGTTTCTTACGGTCCAACCGCCGCCGGCCTGTGAGCGGATGGCTGCAGCTGCGGCTTGGTTTATTGCAGCGGATTCGACCCTTCCAAAATGCCTGCATTCCGAGCGGGTATATAAGGAGCGGCTGCCGGAGATAAAAACAAGCGAAGCTCCGGAACGCTTGGCATGCTGCTTGCATTCTTCCAGCAGCCGGCTCGCGAGGTTCCGGCCGCGGTAATCCGGATGTGTGCACACGGAACCAAGGCTGAATGTATAAAGGCGCGCTTCTCCAATCCGGATGATCTCCGGCACCATGCCCATAAAGGAGACCATCTTGCCTTCCGCGGTGAATGCGGCATAGGAATGGCTGATTCCGGGACTAAACAGGCATGGGAATATTTTGCCCATAGTCTGCTGATCGGGCTGGCGGAATACATAATCGGACAAGTCGGCGGCCTCTTGAAGCTCATGCGGCAAAACTTTTCTGATGTCCATTCATTCGCCTCCATTAATCGGTTATTACACATTATTATTTCAGTATAAAGGGAAGCTGAACATAAAAGCTATCATAAAAAGCTATCATGCATTTTTTTGGAGATGGGCAGGAAATTATTTCGAATTTTATTGAAGAAGGGATTAAACTTAGAATACAATAGGGCTCAACGTATAGATGTATATACGCCGGATACTTCTGATAGAGTAATACTGAACTGATTAGAACAAATACACCAATATTGTCTGAACATTTTGTTAATAAACAATGAGATGAACTTTAAGTTGTTGTTGGAGGTTTGTTGATGGGAAATTTCTTGGCGAATAAAAAAGTTTTTTTCTACTCAACATTAATAGTCTTATTATTAGACTTCATTGTTTTCTTTTTACATGGTACTTACGATTTTCTTTTCTTAAAAGAAACAAATTATCTACCTCTTACTTTTTTAAATATTATTTTGACATTTTTTTTTATAAAAAATACTGATAAAGGTTCTTACATATTTATTATAATTTTGATTATGCTCTTATTGTTCTATTATCTAATTAAAGGTTTGTTTACTATGTGTTATCATCCCTTTTATTACAAAGAAATTACTTCACCTCAAAAGAGTAAGTCAGTTATCATCGAATATCGATTTGATCTTTTTAGTCAGAGAATAAGTAATTACAGAGTTTATCAAAAGAAATATGCCTTTTTAATAAAAGAACTTACAAAAAAAGAAATCATAATAACCAGAGAGTATTATTTAAATCTAACTCAAAAAGAATTATTCGATTTCGAAACTCCAACATGGATAAATGAAAAGACGGTTATTTTTAACACTCTCGAAGGTCAGCATAAATTTAAATTGAACTAATTCAAAATGGACTTAAATTAAATAGTGAAACTTGTTGGATGTTCAAATTCATGTTACATTATAAACGTGTCGCTTACTTTTAAATTTTGGAAGGAGGAATACCTGATGAAAAAGAGATCAATTAAATCTTTGGCTTGCGGAATCGGGTATTCTACGGCTGTTTTTTTCTAGAATCTATGATAAACGGGATCAGTCTGCCCACATGGAGGAAATAAAAAACAGTGAAAATAGACGGTTTGCTCCGGCTCCGCTATTTTCGATTTAAAAGGAGAGCATCATGATGAATATGAATAAAAAAATCGTTCAAAGACATAATCCTGAAATAATCGCAAAACCTGTCGGTAAATACAGCCATGTCACCAAAATAAGCAGAAATGCCGAGATGTATGTATTTTCGGGGCAAATCGGTACGGATCAAAACGGTCAGATTCCTGCCGATTTTAATCAGCAGGTCACAAATACAATGAAGAATATCGTCGATATTCTCGCTTCTCAACATTTGACTCCCGATCATGTGGTTAAAATCAATATTTGGGCTGTGGAAAAAATCGATTGGGATCATTTCTATGAAGTTTGGGACCAGGTATTCGGCCAGACTCCGCCTTCAATGACGATTGCTTACGTCAAAGAATTGGGTCTGCCTGAAATCCAGATCGAGCTCGATGTTTGGGCTGCAGGTTGATGCTGCAAAGGTGTTATGTTGAAGTGACGTAAGGTTAAAAAAGTGACGTTAAGTTGAATAAATAGATTGTTGCAAGAGTGCATCTATTTTTGGAATTTTAGCGGCAAAATAGATGAATTCCTGCAATTGTGCATCTTTTCCAGGGAGAATTTCGTTATTTGGCTAATATATCCCGAAAAGCTTGTACTTTTGCAGGTTTTTCAATGATAAGGCCAAAAATACGAAAAAAGATGCAGATTTGCGGGTTTTTCCATGTAGGAAGGCAACAATGCGAAGAAAGCCGCGGATTTGCAGTTTTTTTGCCAGCAGAACATAATAAACGAAGTAACCAGCTGACAGCTATTCATGAGAAAAAGCTACATGTTGTGCCAGAATGAAACCCGGCTCAAGTCGTATGATAAAATAGCCGACCACCTAACAAAAAAGCCGTCCCGGCAACCGGGGCG
Encoded proteins:
- a CDS encoding formate/nitrite transporter family protein, whose translation is MSSFYTPQQIRDIAVETGEKKAKSSLSTVLVLGFLAGAFIALGFLLDIRVIGTAPKEWGSAAGFLGAAVFPVGLILTILAGGELLTGNMMTLPMAWFARKIGFGSVLKNWVLVTIANFIGSVFVAYFFGHVVGLTEGAFLAKTSAIANAKIQDSFVQAFVSGIGCNWLVCLAVWLGYGAKDFAGKIAGIWFPVMAFVAIGFQHVVANMFVIPAAIFAGEMTWAEYFPNFAAVFLGNMIGGSIFVAGAYFISYRQPAGASALSKPQESQKSA
- a CDS encoding LysR family transcriptional regulator, which encodes MITDTLKVFVTVAEQRNFSQAAKLLNLSQPGVSLHIRNLENELGSKLMHRSPKLVKLTEAGEILFRKAQQILALYDEAKADIHMLRDEVTGSLYMGASFTIGEYILPRVLAEYAHQYPLVDVQVHISNTDNILHDIRAGRFHIGLVEGKVDAKDLKVTAFMKDEMVLISAPDHPLAAEKSVDINRLQDQVWVMRETGSGTRAYSDKLIQDGNLSVKRSFVFNSSQGVKEAVACGLGIALLSRWVVRKELESGELRELSIRGMKISRDLSLLQSKDEPAVMAVLKFIQTLKLDARSLYADF
- a CDS encoding helix-turn-helix transcriptional regulator, with the protein product MARIQADLTQQQLADKTGVARQTISLIEKGAYNPSLKLCLDICYALNRTLDDLFWVDLGGNGGGAR
- a CDS encoding YeiH family protein; this encodes MISQESSVPRRTKKAKTFILGIGLTLILSLLAKGLSLLPFLSIMGQLVLAIILGMIYRASFGVPGSIMPGVAFSNKKLLRFGIILLGMRLNLVDIAHAGPKVVLIAAVHITVTIFIVYGLARLLKVDRPLALMTACGTAICGAAAVVAIAPLIKAKDQETVVSAATVAILGTLFTLIYVGLYPFLGLTPEGYGAFAGSTLHEVAHAIAAAAPGGKEAEDMAVIVKLTRVALLVPVSLCVGYWASRSQGEKTQKSKIQIPWFVLGFLLMSGLNSLNIIPHAVTAQIINLAYILIAMAMAGLGLNVDFAFFRRNGVKPFAAGLMGSVVLAVIGFTLVHVLGFA
- a CDS encoding sensor histidine kinase, with the protein product MKWAAKKVILMLLMIVCMALCFPFTGRAAPDEPRRLDAGWEIKWRYTDPLDMEKNNEGWKRIISLQNLPSRENGAKEIWYRIVVPRLESGASALLLKKVYGQHILIYLDEDKIYDQNRSYLYNRSPILLPLSSGDTGKTLRIEVKSEKKRIGIEGGALVGNYQAFLNQFVRSNLGDLILGSFMVLLGLIMLIPVLFIEKSHLLSWLALTFILISLGAMILTYSPLLYGLFSNCGSFFLVVYDVALFTLLPAMTFYFEQTVGSGYRQFIKHFRRFQAGYSLFGLGFMFLNLLSHNQLFDLYYFVSVKVLSFVVIAQIVLLVAGSVMYAVRGSRNALIFTSGFAVFGLTVLIETISFLVSNEKYEFHWWKWGVLGFALALIAVLCQKVAENHRQIVKYSKELEMFNHELQRSEKMEIISELAASVAHEVRNPLQVTRGFLQLLQEKSANKEKEYLTLALKELDRASGIITDFLTFAKPELDHVQPLDLAEEFRHIEGILIPLANLQGSKIISTIPRGLYVQGNSSKFKQAFINIVKNSIEALQEEGRVRIWAYAENNEVVIHIQDNGEGMEPNVIARLGEPYFSNKTKGTGLGLMVTFRIIEAMRGKIQFKSQKGAGTEAIIRFPETNGHEP
- a CDS encoding GNAT family N-acetyltransferase is translated as MDIRKVLPHELQEAADLSDYVFRQPDQQTMGKIFPCLFSPGISHSYAAFTAEGKMVSFMGMVPEIIRIGEARLYTFSLGSVCTHPDYRGRNLASRLLEECKQHAKRSGASLVFISGSRSLYTRSECRHFGRVESAAINQAAAAAIRSQAGGGWTVRNMVPEDTFAVSSLLSAAHVGYEQGPSQLLALLGAGAIPDIYRLDLQALVGIKDGKIQAFAVGAVHGEDRSTAASSEPSRAVEWAGDVQGCALLLAEMLGRFPAEQLIIPVPWQETELLGILKVSGADLTAGTNSGTVWLASVPALLSQCAPLLPGQTFRSNEESDHACYMTTTEGQEIKLDDAGLLSLLFDPESPDKPLLPEKFATIPLPYLSNLHFV
- a CDS encoding RidA family protein, whose translation is MNKKIVQRHNPEIIAKPVGKYSHVTKISRNAEMYVFSGQIGTDQNGQIPADFNQQVTNTMKNIVDILASQHLTPDHVVKINIWAVEKIDWDHFYEVWDQVFGQTPPSMTIAYVKELGLPEIQIELDVWAAG